Within the Mucilaginibacter sp. CSA2-8R genome, the region CTTCCGGGGGTGCTCATGTCCTGCCACGAAACGCCGCCTTTGATGCCAAAGTCTAACGTTCTGATGGGGAACGGAATCATGATGTCATGATCATCGAATGCCTTTTTAATACGCACGATGGCTTCGCTGCCGACTTGCAAATAAGCTGGTTGCTCGGGTGAGTCCACCCACAAACGCAGAACGAAGTTGATGGAACTGTCTCCGAATTCCCGGAAAAAGAAGGTAGTTTGTTCATCGGGACACAGCCCGGGTAAGTCCTGCACCGCTTGCAAGGTAACCGTTCTTACTTTCTCCAGATCATCACCGTAAGAAATGCCCACGTTTAAATCAAAGCGGCGCTTTCCCAACAGGGAAAAATTTTCAATAGGATTCTGAAAAACATCTTTGTTCGGTACGATCACCATCTGCCCCTGAAATGTACGAATCACCGTATCGCGCAGATTAATCTCTTCCACCTTGCCCATATAATCTTTAATTTTCACCACATCTCCCTCACTCAAAGGACGACGTATGGAGATCAGTACACCTGACATAAAGTTGGCTGCAATATCCTGAAAAGCGAAAGCAAGAGCCAATCCTGCGATTCCTGCACCGGCTAATATCGTAGTCACCGCTTTGTCCAGCTGGAGAACGCT harbors:
- a CDS encoding mechanosensitive ion channel, whose protein sequence is MNIDRAYQLITDKLSLWLRELVRLLPNIALAVIILIVGFLIARSVSGAIKKLLRRFIHNQTLDNLFGSFLYIFLLGVFIFIALSVLQLDKAVTTILAGAGIAGLALAFAFQDIAANFMSGVLISIRRPLSEGDVVKIKDYMGKVEEINLRDTVIRTFQGQMVIVPNKDVFQNPIENFSLLGKRRFDLNVGISYGDDLEKVRTVTLQAVQDLPGLCPDEQTTFFFREFGDSSINFVLRLWVDSPEQPAYLQVGSEAIVRIKKAFDDHDIMIPFPIRTLDFGIKGGVSWQDMSTPGSKA